The following are from one region of the Quercus robur chromosome 1, dhQueRobu3.1, whole genome shotgun sequence genome:
- the LOC126714886 gene encoding tryptophan N-monooxygenase CYP79A68-like: MSLSFFFSQGSEYVFIYVTFLFALLFAFIFFFLSKIFTKSKRPLLPPGPKPWPIVGNLPEMWRKKPRYRWLHSLMKELNTEIACVRLGSVYVVPVASPEIAMEFLRQHDAVMASRPITVTTSMFSDGFLTAVVAPWGKQWKKMRKVLTHEILNPTRLEWLRSKRKEEADNLLRVVNNICKSGSVVDVRLVSQHFTGIIMRRMMFNRRYYRQGREDGGPCVEEQEHIKALFTVLLYVYALCVSDYLPILKPLDLDGHEKTVRNALNVIKKYEDPIINERVEMWKEGKRTEPEDLLDVFISVKDDNGKPLLSVAEIKAQITELFLATVDNPSNIVEWALAEMLNQPEQLQKAVEELDRVVGKERLVEESDIPNLSYVVACARESLRLHPIAPFNLPHVAKEDLTVAGYFIPKGSQVLLSRLGLGRNPRVWEDPLRFNPERHFKDNSHELGLAEPGLRFISFTRGRRGCMGGTLGTLITVMLFARLLQGFTWRIPPELEKIDLEENDRLFLAKPLHVYAEPRLPAHLYPA; the protein is encoded by the exons ATGTCCttatctttcttcttcagtCAAGGGTCTGAATATGTTTTCATTTATGTAACCTTCTTATTTGCGCTTCTCTTTgcattcatcttcttctttctttcaaaaatcTTCACTAAAAGCAAGCGACCCCTACTCCCTCCTGGCCCAAAACCATGGCCTATTGTGGGAAATCTCCCAGAGATGTGGAGGAAAAAACCTAGATATAGGTGGCTGCATAGCCTCATGAAAGAGTTGAACACAGAAATCGCTTGTGTACGTCTAGGAAGTGTGTATGTTGTGCCAGTAGCTTCCCCAGAGATTGCCATGGAGTTTTTGAGGCAACATGATGCAGTGATGGCATCAAGGCCTATCACAGTCACCACTAGTATGTTCAGTGATGGGTTCTTGACTGCAGTCGTTGCACCTTGGGGAAAGCAATGGAAGAAGATGAGGAAGGTGCTCACTCACGAGATATTGAACCCGACAAGACTCGAATGGCTACGTAGTAAGCGAAAGGAAGAAGCCGATAATCTTCTCCGAGTGGTTAACAATATATGCAAATCAGGCTCAGTTGTTGATGTAAGGTTAGTTTCCCAACACTTCACTGGAATTATTATGAGGAGAATGATGTTCAACAGAAGGTACTATAGGCAAGGAAGAGAGGATGGAGGGCCTTGTGTTGAAGAACAAGAGCATATTAAAGCACTATTTACTGTGCTTTTGTATGTGTATGCATTGTGTGTTTCTGATTACTTGCCAATCTTGAAGCCACTCGATTTAGATGGACATGAAAAGACTGTGAGGAATGCTTTGAATGTTATCAAAAAGTACGAGGATCCGATTATCAATGAGAGAGTAGAAATGTGGAAAGAGGGGAAGAGGACCGAGCCTGAAGACCTTCTTGATGTTTTCATTTCAGTTAAGGATGACAATGGGAAGCCATTGCTATCAGTGGCAGAGATCAAAGCACAAATCACG GAACTATTCCTTGCAACTGTGGATAATCCTTCCAATATAGTGGAGTGGGCTTTGGCAGAAATGCTAAACCAACCTGAGCAGCTACAAAAAGCAGTAGAGGAATTAGACAGGGTGGTTGGAAAGGAGAGacttgttgaagaatcagatatTCCTAACCTAAGCTATGTGGTGGCTTGTGCAAGGGAGTCTCTTAGGCTTCACCCAATTGCACCATTCAATCTCCCCCATGTCGCTAAAGAAGATCTTACTGTGGCTGGCTACTTCATCCCTAAAGGTAGTCAAGTCTTGCTAAGTCGATTAGGCCTCGGTCGAAACCCAAGAGTTTGGGAGGACCCCTTAAGGTTCAACCCTGAGCGACATTTCAAGGATAATTCACATGAGTTGGGGCTTGCAGAACCTGGCCTGAGGTTCATTTCCTTCACTAGAGGAAGGAGAGGGTGCATGGGTGGTACACTAGGGACACTCATTACTGTGATGCTATTTGCAAGACTTCTACAAGGTTTTACATGGAGAATTCCACCTGAGTTGGAGAAGATTGACCTTGAAGAGAACGACCGACTCTTCCTCGCCAAACCCTTGCATGTGTACGCAGAACCACGCTTGCCTGCTCATTTGTACCCAGCTTAA